ACGTATCCTGCTGGGTTGTTTAAGACATCTTAGTAGGCACTGGGATATTGGGCCACACCGCAGCACAGTGTTCCAGCTTTGCTACTTACAGGTTAagtcataattttttttttttttttttttttttttaaatatagtatttgtggccttttatgataggacagAACTGAAGATAACGGGACAGCAGGGGCGAGAGACGGAGGGGGATTACACGCAGCAAATGCCGTCCCGATTGCGGGGAGTTCCGAACCGGGTGCCAGCTTGCCAGCGAGACTATAGCCTCTTACCACGCGGCGCGACGCTTCCGCCtttaacccactacgccaccgcCACCCCCAGGTAATTCATAATTAATGTCAACCATTATTAGGTgcgtttattttttatttatttatttattttttgacattacACTCCTTCCTTTTATTAGATACTCGTGTGGCATCCGTGTGCTGAGGATGATGAGGGAGAGGACGATGGGCAACAGTGTGACCCAGCTGTATAAAAAGCTGCAGGAACAGCATAGTGAGGCATGGATGGAGCGTGTCCTGCAGTACCTCACAGCTTGTGAACCCTTCACAAGGTCCACTGTTGTCCGCCCCCCCGTCTTTGCTGAGCCTCCCTGCTTACCTGCCCTTCCCAAGCCCAAATGGCTGTTAGCAGTTTATGCCAGGGATGTCCTCAGCCGGCTGCATGAGGTGAAGGCCAAAATCACCTCCATCTTTGGCTCTGTCCTCAAGATGGACTCCACCAAAAAGGTATCACAGCCCTGTTTATATACAGAATTTTGAGTGCATACATAATCAATTGAAAGAGATAGTCTTTGATGTCATTGTACCAGCAGTACAACTACTGTGCAACTACTAAAAGCAATGCAGTACGCACAGACACAATCACTACACAAACACTTCCACatgacaataaaatgaaatacatacagcatactaaaataaaacaagcctcagatatcatcacatcatcatcatcatcaccaggGAGCATAGTAGCAGCATCTTAGAAACAGAgatttaaatattgtatttacatttcatacTAAGTAACAGTTTTTAACTCCTTATCTTTTCTGAATAGGTCACGAAGAAGCTTGCCGGTGCTGCTGCAGGTACAGCTGCCTGGTGCACCAACGTCGGAAATGAGTACGGTCAAGTCCTAGTCTCAGTTCTGACAGCTGGTGAGGGACAAGCGCTTGACACCATGGCAGCTGGCCTGGTGAAGCGGTACAGGACGGCAGGTGAGGCACCACCCAAGGTGATCTATGTGGACAGAGACTGCTGCAGTCAGCATAGCCCTTGTCGGGTGAAGGCCATGTTCGCAGGGTGGGATGAGCTTCAGGTGCGCCTTGACATCTGGCATTTCATGCGCCGTTTTGCTGCAGGCGTCACCACTGAGGCTCACCCCCTGTATGGCATCTTCATGGCACGCCTGTCCACGTGCATTTTTGAGTGGGATCCGGAAGATGTTGCTGCTCTTCGCCGCGCCAAGGAAGGTGAGCTGGCAGCAAGAAGTGTCGGCCACATCTTGGAGGAGGCGGTGAGCGCTCACATCACCCGGAGGGAGTTGGCGCTGCACTGCAGGAGGAGGACCAGAGGGGTGGAGGAGACCAGCAGACGGATCGGTTCACTGATCAGTCTGTTTGACAGTGAACGGGAAGGACACTCTGGGTGTTCCTCTGCTGGACCATGAACGGATCCAGCAGATATGGAAGGAACAGCAGAAACACCTTGGCTGTATCCAAGACCCAGAGGACTTCCCGCTCTACATCAAGACGGGCACCTTGAAGAAGGGCGGAGTGGAGCTGTGCTGCTACAGTGTTGCCCGTGGCTCTACCTCCCTGGAGTCCTTTCACCTCAATCTGAACAGATTCATTCCATTATTGCATACATATAATACCTAATATGCACTAACTAGTTTTATACCTCTTTTTTCTCAGTATGCCTGGCTTTATTTATAGATACTCTATCATATGTAGTGAATGCTTTTACAAATGTGACATGCTTCTGTGTATTTCACCTTCAGGAACCAGTGCAAGTGATGCGCATTTCCAGGCGTATCTTCTGGAAGGGCTGATGCGCTGGAATGATGACCGGATGGAGGACGCCGTAAGGGGAGCCCTTCCATCCGCTCCTACGGCAGTGCTCTGAGAGAGGCGGTGGACCAGCTCAGCCAAAAGGTGCTAGGGAGATGCTGGGATAGCGCTCCGCACCCCTGGAGCGTACACGGGTAAGAAATAATCCCCCATTCAACATGAAAAGAACTCCTTGattgatatttttctttaataacactACACTAAATTTATCAatgtaacatttaatgtttcggatgaaatattaaatttctttctttctttttctgtttgttattcCCTAGGTGAATTGCTGGGAATGGAGTACTTGTACAGCCAGACTGGCAAGGAGCTGACTCCAGTGCTCCAGAaccagaagaggaggacaggctGGTGGAGGAAGTCAATGATGAGGACTTCCAAGATGAGGCTTTGTCGAAGAGAGCATGGAGGACATCACAGTTCCTGTGCTGTATGAGGACGACCCTCCCGTGCTCGCAGAGCAGGCCCTCATCATTAACAAGTCCTCAggcctctcctcctccgccgtctcacctcagcctctcctcctccgccctctcctccacctctctcaccttctctctcctccgccTCTCCACCTCGCCTTCTCCACTCCGCCCTCCCTCCTCAGGCCCCTGCATCACCTGCTGACGAGGCCAGTAAACACTTAATAACTATTTCAGTCCAATctcattgacattttatttcacatatattactattaatcaattaatttataGGGAGCAGTGTTGGACCGCAACTGGATCGCTGGGTGGGACAAGGTCCAGGATTTGGCGGTTTACCTGGTGGTCTCGTGAGGCTGCTACCTactgacctgcaggtgacccAGATCATCCAGCTGTGGAAAGCTCTCCCTGAGGTTGACAAGCAGCGTGTCAGCTACCAGCCTCGCCATCAAGAGCGCCTGAAAGTGGGCGCTTTAAGGCCCCGAAGCGGTCTGGAGTCACACCGGGTGTGGAGAGTGTCAAGCGATGCTTGATAGGACATCCTGGGGTCCAGCACAGTGGCCCACGCACAAGCCGCTTGGTGAGGCCATATGCACCAAGCTGTGCATGTGCACAAGTCGCCCCAC
The DNA window shown above is from Larimichthys crocea isolate SSNF unplaced genomic scaffold, L_crocea_2.0 scaffold38, whole genome shotgun sequence and carries:
- the LOC109140237 gene encoding uncharacterized protein LOC109140237, translating into MSTIIRCVYFLFIYLFFDITLLPFIRYSCGIRVLRMMRERTMGNSVTQLYKKLQEQHSEAWMERVLQYLTACEPFTRSTVVRPPVFAEPPCLPALPKPKWLLAVYARDVLSRLHEVKAKITSIFGSVLKMDSTKKVTKKLAGAAAGTAAWCTNVGNEYGQVLVSVLTAGEGQALDTMAAGLVKRYRTAGEAPPKVIYVDRDCCSQHSPCRVKAMFAGWDELQVRLDIWHFMRRFAAGVTTEAHPLYGIFMARLSTCIFEWDPEDVAALRRAKEGELAARSVGHILEEAVSAHITRRELALHCRRRTRGVEETSRRIGELLGMEYLYSQTGKELTPVLQNQKRRTGSSVGPQLDRWVGQGPGFGGLPGGLVRLLPTDLQVTQIIQLWKALPEVDKQRVSYQPRHQERLKVGALRPRSGLESHRVWRVSSDA